A stretch of Malus sylvestris chromosome 11, drMalSylv7.2, whole genome shotgun sequence DNA encodes these proteins:
- the LOC126588280 gene encoding outer envelope membrane protein 7-like — protein sequence MGKASGAKQAAVVFGALAVGWLAIELAFKPFLDKARSAMNKSDPARDPDEDDVVKAAEATVKAAEATVKAAQATVKAAEIAVDEASAPL from the coding sequence ATGGGAAAAGCGTCGGGAGCGAAGCAAGCGGCGGTGGTGTTCGGAGCCCTAGCCGTCGGATGGCTGGCCATAGAGCTCGCCTTCAAGCCCTTCCTCGACAAAGCCCGCTCCGCCATGAACAAGTCCGACCCGGCCCGCGATCCCGACGAAGACGATGTCGTCAAGGCTGCCGAGGCCACCGTTAAAGCTGCCGAGGCCACGGTTAAAGCTGCCCAGGCCACCGTTAAAGCTGCCGAGATCGCCGTCGACGAAGCCTCTGCACCTCTGTAA
- the LOC126591543 gene encoding small nuclear ribonucleoprotein SmD1a, with protein sequence MKLVRFLMKLNNETVSIELKNGTVVNGTITGVDISMNTHLKTVKLTLKGKNPVTLDHLSVRGNNIRYYILPDSLNLETLLVEETPRVKPKKPTAGRPMGRGRGRGRGRGRGRGR encoded by the exons ATGAAGCTCGTCAG GTTTTTGATGAAGTTGAACAACGAGACAGTGTCGATCGAGCTCAAAAACGGCACCGTTGTGAACGGAACCATCACGG GTGTGGATATCAGTATGAATACTCATTTGAAGACGGTGAAACTTACACTCAAGGGGAAGAACCCAGTGACTCTGGATCATCTCAGCGTGAGGGGTAACAACATTCGATACTATATCCTTCCTGACAGCCTGAATCTCGAGACTTTGCTGGTTGAAGAGACACCTAGGGTCAAGCCCAAGAAGCCAACTGCAG GGAGGCCTATGGGACGGGGACGTGGCCGTGGACGTGGTCGCGGACGTGGCCGCGGACGTTAA
- the LOC126588411 gene encoding uncharacterized protein LOC126588411, whose protein sequence is MDGEDIRLGFKRKNPYQDSGFQNRNHHQAFDQHMLPEGWVGCPSYGGEISCIIPSKVPLGESFNDHIAGETYTPKQVIHQQRLLGRELGLVIDLTNTTRYYPLSDWTKEGIRHVKIQCRGRDSVPDNAAVDIFLYEVSQFFSNRTDPMRYILVHCTHGHNRTGFMIVHFLVRNESISVTEKFSLHPPGIYKQDYIDELYKFYQERKPESVVCPQTPEWKRVSHLDEKAEAVMHQDNEYHARNEAMTIDDVLGERIPYNQQKSMQEAVYDLLKMEKRGNGNLQFPGSHPVSLNRDNQQLLRQRYYYATWKADGTRYMMLITWDGCYLIDRKFFFRRVQMRFPCKFSNKVIPEKTHNFTLLDGEMIIDTDPNTQKQDRRYLIYDVIAINQVSLVELQFHERWKMLEKEVIEPRNMERDTLSKSVEPYYRYDLELFSVRRKGFWLLSTVTKLLRKFIPGLSHASDGLIFQGWDDAYVPRTHEGLLKWKFPEMNSVDFLLELGVDGRELLFLNERGRKKLMGGYRVVFKDELDPAFCSGKIIECAWDAERNVWVCMRTRPDKSTPNEFNTYKKVMRSINDNITEEVLLKEIEEIVRLPMYADRIRNDIKAHEHTSSSQRR, encoded by the exons ATG GATGGAGAAGATATAAGATTGGGATTCAAGAGAAAAAACCCATATCAGGATTCTGGGTTTCAGAACAGAAATCATCATCAAGCTTTTGATCAACACATGCTCCCTGAAG GTTGGGTTGGTTGCCCTTCATATGGTGGAGAAATAAGCTGTATAATTCCATCAAAAGTACCACTTGGTGAGTCTTTCAATGACCATATTGCTGGTGAAACATACACTCCAAAGCAAGTCATTCATCAGCAAAGACTGCTAGGAAGAGAA CTCGGTTTAGTGATTGATTTAACGAACACTACTCGTTACTATCCCCTTTCGGATTGGACAAAAGAAGGCATTCGGCATGTTAAG ATACAATGCAGAGGAAGGGATTCCGTGCCCGATAATGCAGCTGTAGATATATTTCTTTATGAG GTATCACAATTTTTCTCCAATAGAACAGACCCAATGAGGTATATACTTGTTCACTGTACGCACGGGCATAACCGCACAGGTTTCATGATTGTTCATTTTCTTGTACGCAACGAATCAATTTCAGTTACCGAG AAATTTTCATTACATCCTCCAGGGATATACAAACAGGACTATATTGATGAACTGTACAAGTTTTATCAAGAAAGAAAGCCGGAATCAGTTGTTTGCCCTCAAACTCCTGAGTGGAAGAGAGTTTCCCATCTTGATGAAAAAGCAGAAGCTGTGATGCATCAGGACAAT GAGTATCATGCGAGAAATGAAGCAATGACGATTGATGATGTTTTGGGTGAACGAATACCTTATAACCAGCAAAAATCGATGCAAGAAGCTGTTTATGATTTACTCAAGATGGAGAAAAGG GGTAACGGGAATTTACAATTTCCTGGGTCGCATCCTGTTTCGCTCAAcag GGACAACCAACAACTATTACGACAGCGCTATTACTATGCCACATGGAAAGCCGATGGAACACGTTATATGATGCTAATTACATGGGACGGCTGTTATTTGATTGATAGGAAATTTTTTTTCCGACGGGTCCAGATGCGGTTCCCGTGCAAATTCTCAAATAAG GTTATACCTGAGAAGACCCACAACTTCACTTTACTTGATGGAGAGATGATAATTGACACTGACCCAAATACTCAAAAGCAAGACCGAAGATACCTCATTTATGACGTCATTGCAATCAACCAAGTCTCTCTCGTAGAG CTGCAATTCCATGAACGGTGGAAGATGCTTGAAAAAGAAGTGATTGAGCCTCGAAATATGGAACGTGATACTCTTTCCAAGAGTGTAGAGCCTTATTACAGATACGACTTGGAACTGTTCAGT GTGAGGAGGAAGGGTTTTTGGTTGCTGTCTACGGTTACCAAGCTTTTGAGGAAATTCATTCCTGGGCTTTCACATGCATCAGACGGTCTGATATTCCAG GGCTGGGACGATGCATATGTACCCCGAACGCATGAAGGTCTTTTGAAGTGGAAGTTTCCTGAAATGAATTCAGTTGATTTTCTCCTTGAG TTAGGAGTTGATGGCCGCGAGCTACTTTTTCTGAATGAGCGCGGAAGGAAGAAGCTAATGGGAGGCTATAGGGTTGTTTTTAAAG ATGAACTGGATCCTGCTTTTTGTTCGGGGAAGATTATAGAGTGCGCGTGGGATGCCGAGCGAAATGTATGGGTGTGTATGCGGACTAGGCCGGACAAATCAACCCCGAATGAGTTCAATACCTATAAGAAG GTAATGCGAAGCATAAACGATAATATTACGGAGGAAGTGCTGTTGAAGGAGATTGAGGAGATTGTCCGTCTACCCATGTACGCTGACCGAATACGCAACGACATTAAGGCGCACGAGCACACATCGTCTTCCCAGCGCCGGTGA